The following coding sequences are from one Delphinus delphis chromosome 19, mDelDel1.2, whole genome shotgun sequence window:
- the TMEM199 gene encoding transmembrane protein 199 isoform X2 has protein sequence MASSLLVGERLVRALSPGGELEPEQLPGKLREELEAVLGKKHKGGDRPAGPARLVSFRLIRDLHQYLRERGSTLYLHELLEGSEIYLPEVVKPPRNPELVARLEKIKIHLANEEYKRITRNVTCQDSRHGGTLSDLGKQVRSVKALVITIFNFIVTVAAAFVCTYLGSQYIFTEMTSVLAALIVASVVGLAELYIMVRVMEGELGEL, from the exons ATGGCGTCTTCCTTGTTAGTCGGCGAGCGACTTGTACGCGCTTTGAGCCCCGGTGGAGAGCTGGAGCCAGAGCAGCTGCCCGGGAAGCTGCGGGAAGAACTTGAGGCCGTGCTAGGGAAGAAGCACAAGGGCGGCGATCGTCCGGCTGGCCCCGCTCGCCTGGTTTCTTTCCGCCTCATCCGGGACCTGCATCAGTACCTGAGAGAAAGGG gttccacactATACCTTCATGAGCTCCTAGAAGGCAGTGAAATCTATCTCCCAGAGGTTGTGAAGCCTCCTCGG AACCCAGAGCTAGTTGCCCGTCTGGAGAAGATTAAGATACATCTGGCCAATGAGGAATATAAGCGGATCACCCGCAATGTCACCTGTCAG GATTCAAGGCATGGTGGAACCCTCAGTGACCTGGGAAAGCAAG TGAGGTCAGTGAAGGCTCTGGTCATCACCATCTTTAACTTCATTGTCACGGTGGCAGCTGCCTTCGTCTGCACTTACCTTGGAAGCCAGTATATCTTCACAGAAATGACCTCG GTACTGGCAGCATTGATCGTGGCCTCTGTGGTGGGTCTGGCTGAGCTCTACATCATGGTGAGGGTGATGGAAGGTGAGCTGGGAGAGCTGTAA
- the TMEM199 gene encoding transmembrane protein 199 isoform X1: MASSLLVGERLVRALSPGGELEPEQLPGKLREELEAVLGKKHKGGDRPAGPARLVSFRLIRDLHQYLRERGSTLYLHELLEGSEIYLPEVVKPPRNPELVARLEKIKIHLANEEYKRITRNVTCQDSRHGGTLSDLGKQVRSVKALVITIFNFIVTVAAAFVCTYLGSQYIFTEMTSQVLAALIVASVVGLAELYIMVRVMEGELGEL, translated from the exons ATGGCGTCTTCCTTGTTAGTCGGCGAGCGACTTGTACGCGCTTTGAGCCCCGGTGGAGAGCTGGAGCCAGAGCAGCTGCCCGGGAAGCTGCGGGAAGAACTTGAGGCCGTGCTAGGGAAGAAGCACAAGGGCGGCGATCGTCCGGCTGGCCCCGCTCGCCTGGTTTCTTTCCGCCTCATCCGGGACCTGCATCAGTACCTGAGAGAAAGGG gttccacactATACCTTCATGAGCTCCTAGAAGGCAGTGAAATCTATCTCCCAGAGGTTGTGAAGCCTCCTCGG AACCCAGAGCTAGTTGCCCGTCTGGAGAAGATTAAGATACATCTGGCCAATGAGGAATATAAGCGGATCACCCGCAATGTCACCTGTCAG GATTCAAGGCATGGTGGAACCCTCAGTGACCTGGGAAAGCAAG TGAGGTCAGTGAAGGCTCTGGTCATCACCATCTTTAACTTCATTGTCACGGTGGCAGCTGCCTTCGTCTGCACTTACCTTGGAAGCCAGTATATCTTCACAGAAATGACCTCG CAGGTACTGGCAGCATTGATCGTGGCCTCTGTGGTGGGTCTGGCTGAGCTCTACATCATGGTGAGGGTGATGGAAGGTGAGCTGGGAGAGCTGTAA